The proteins below are encoded in one region of Avibacterium volantium:
- a CDS encoding NCS2 family permease, protein MENQSFLQKLFKLNQKNTTAKTEIIAGITTFFTMVYIVFVNPSVLGDAGMDKQVVFVTTCLIAAFGTIAMGLFSNLPIALAPAMGLNAFFAYVVVGKLGYSWEVGMGTIFWGSVGLFVLTLFQIRYWLMASIPLSLRVGIGAGIGFFISLIGFKNMGLVVANPATLVALGELHNPQVLMGILGFFIIVVLAARKIYSGVLISIAVVTTLALLFDDSVVFHGVISMPPSLAPVVGKVDIMGALDTALLGIIFSFLLVNLFDSSGTLLGVTDKAGISDEKGRFPKMKQALYVDSVSAVAGSYIGTSAISTYIESGAGVSVGGRTGMTAVVVGVLFLLTIFFSPLASVVPPYATAGALVYVGILMASSLIRVQWEDLTEATPAFITAAMMPFTYSITEGIAFGFISYCVMKVCTGRWKEVNAPVWVVSLLFIAKFVWVG, encoded by the coding sequence ATGGAAAATCAGTCTTTTCTACAAAAACTTTTTAAATTAAATCAAAAAAATACCACGGCAAAAACAGAAATCATCGCAGGGATTACCACCTTTTTTACGATGGTTTATATTGTTTTTGTTAATCCTTCAGTGCTTGGTGATGCGGGAATGGATAAGCAAGTGGTGTTTGTAACCACCTGTTTGATCGCAGCATTTGGTACGATCGCGATGGGCTTGTTCAGTAATTTGCCTATTGCCCTTGCGCCTGCGATGGGGTTGAACGCCTTTTTCGCCTATGTGGTGGTGGGAAAATTGGGCTATTCTTGGGAAGTGGGAATGGGTACAATTTTCTGGGGATCAGTGGGCTTATTCGTGCTAACGTTATTCCAAATTCGCTATTGGTTAATGGCGTCCATTCCTTTGAGTTTACGCGTTGGCATTGGGGCAGGGATTGGATTTTTTATCTCGCTCATTGGCTTTAAAAATATGGGCTTAGTGGTGGCAAATCCTGCAACCTTAGTGGCGCTGGGTGAGTTGCATAATCCGCAAGTGTTAATGGGGATTTTAGGCTTTTTCATTATTGTGGTGCTTGCCGCGCGCAAAATTTATTCTGGCGTATTGATTTCAATCGCGGTGGTGACCACCCTTGCGTTGTTATTTGATGACAGCGTGGTGTTTCACGGGGTGATTTCTATGCCACCAAGCCTTGCGCCAGTGGTGGGCAAAGTGGATATTATGGGCGCGTTAGATACCGCCTTGCTCGGCATTATTTTCTCTTTCTTATTGGTGAATTTATTTGATTCTTCAGGTACCTTGCTGGGCGTAACAGACAAAGCCGGGATCAGCGATGAGAAAGGACGTTTCCCGAAAATGAAACAAGCCCTTTATGTGGATAGTGTGAGCGCTGTGGCGGGATCCTATATCGGCACCTCTGCAATCAGTACTTACATTGAAAGTGGTGCTGGTGTTTCCGTGGGCGGACGCACGGGAATGACGGCAGTTGTAGTTGGCGTGTTGTTCTTATTAACTATTTTCTTCTCGCCATTAGCGAGCGTTGTGCCACCTTATGCCACCGCAGGCGCCTTGGTTTATGTGGGGATTTTAATGGCTTCAAGCTTAATTCGTGTTCAATGGGAAGACTTAACCGAAGCTACACCTGCCTTTATCACCGCAGCAATGATGCCGTTCACTTATTCCATTACGGAAGGTATTGCCTTTGGCTTTATTAGCTACTGTGTGATGAAAGTTTGCACAGGACGCTGGAAAGAAGTCAATGCACCAGTTTGGGTGGTATCCTTACTCTTTATTGCCAAATTCGTTTGGGTTGGCTAA
- the dinB gene encoding DNA polymerase IV — protein MRKIIHIDMDCFYASIELRDKPHLKGKPVAVGGSSEQRGVLSTCNYEARKFGLHSAMPTAQALKRCPNLILLPVNMPLYKQVSQQIQQIFHRYTHLVEPLSLDEAYLDVTDCQQCSGSATWIAQEIRQTIFAETQLTASAGVAPLKFLAKIASDKNKPNGQFVIEPDDVDEFVRNLPLSAIPGVGKVTTQRLLEMGLKTCADVQQFEQHLLLNQLGKSGQRIWNFSHGIDEREVQPERLRKSVGVETTLLKNITVLEQGEAVLNQLYDQLVRRVQRACPDLPLQKLRKIGVKLKFDDFQITTLEKSAVDFSQESFRALLAQIWQRRQDKSIRLIGLQVNLPEQQEEKQMSLWEN, from the coding sequence ATGCGAAAAATCATTCATATTGATATGGATTGCTTTTATGCTTCTATTGAGTTGCGCGATAAACCGCATCTCAAAGGCAAACCTGTGGCGGTGGGCGGTTCATCTGAGCAACGTGGCGTGTTAAGCACTTGCAATTATGAAGCTAGAAAATTTGGTTTACATAGTGCAATGCCAACGGCGCAAGCCCTGAAACGTTGCCCCAATTTGATTTTATTGCCTGTGAATATGCCGTTGTATAAACAGGTATCGCAACAAATTCAGCAAATATTTCATCGCTATACCCATTTAGTTGAACCCTTATCTTTAGATGAAGCCTATTTAGATGTTACAGATTGTCAGCAATGCTCGGGTTCAGCCACTTGGATCGCACAAGAAATCCGTCAAACCATTTTTGCTGAAACTCAGCTTACTGCGTCTGCTGGCGTTGCACCGTTAAAATTTCTGGCCAAAATCGCTTCTGATAAAAATAAGCCGAATGGGCAATTTGTAATTGAACCAGATGATGTGGACGAATTCGTACGAAACCTGCCGCTCAGTGCCATTCCCGGTGTGGGGAAAGTGACCACACAACGCTTATTGGAAATGGGCTTAAAAACCTGTGCCGATGTACAACAATTTGAACAGCATTTATTGCTCAATCAACTCGGCAAGAGCGGACAGCGTATTTGGAATTTTAGCCACGGCATTGACGAAAGGGAAGTGCAGCCCGAGCGGCTGCGTAAATCCGTAGGGGTGGAAACCACTTTATTGAAAAATATCACCGTACTTGAACAAGGTGAGGCCGTGCTAAATCAGCTTTATGATCAATTAGTGCGCCGTGTGCAACGTGCTTGCCCTGATTTGCCTTTGCAAAAATTACGCAAAATTGGCGTGAAGTTAAAATTCGATGATTTCCAAATCACCACGTTAGAAAAAAGTGCGGTGGATTTTTCGCAAGAAAGTTTCCGTGCCTTATTGGCGCAAATTTGGCAGCGCCGTCAAGATAAATCCATTCGATTAATCGGCTTACAGGTTAATTTACCCGAGCAACAAGAAGAAAAACAGATGAGTTTATGGGAAAACTGA
- the htpX gene encoding protease HtpX — protein sequence MMRILLFLATNMAVLIVFNIILSLTGIRAQDASGLLVMAALFGFSGSLISLFLSKTMALKSVNGQVIEQPRTEQERWLLNTVATQAREANIPMPTVAIYHSADVNAFATGASKSNSLVAVSTGLLNAMTKDEAEAVLAHEISHIQNGDMVTMTLLQGVLNTFVIFISRLIANVVASNRNDNGESSSGIYFLVSMVLEVVFGFLASMIAMWFSRYREYRADAGSAHLVGKQKMIAALRRLQQLHEPQQMEGQFAAFGINGRTGGLASLFLSHPPLEKRIEALQQSDSLK from the coding sequence ATGATGCGAATTTTACTTTTTTTAGCCACCAATATGGCGGTGCTAATTGTCTTTAATATTATTTTGAGCCTAACAGGAATCCGCGCACAAGATGCCAGTGGATTGCTTGTTATGGCGGCACTGTTCGGTTTCAGTGGCTCGTTGATTTCCTTATTTTTATCCAAAACAATGGCATTAAAATCGGTCAATGGACAAGTGATCGAACAGCCGCGCACAGAGCAAGAGCGCTGGTTATTAAACACTGTGGCTACGCAAGCGCGTGAAGCTAATATTCCAATGCCAACGGTGGCGATTTATCATTCTGCGGACGTCAATGCCTTCGCCACTGGCGCAAGTAAAAGCAATTCTCTGGTTGCCGTGAGTACAGGATTGCTCAACGCAATGACAAAAGATGAAGCCGAAGCGGTGCTAGCACACGAAATTAGCCATATTCAAAATGGCGATATGGTTACAATGACGTTGCTACAAGGCGTGTTAAATACCTTCGTGATTTTTATTTCTCGCCTTATTGCCAACGTGGTGGCGAGCAATCGCAACGACAACGGCGAAAGCAGCAGCGGAATTTATTTCTTAGTTTCAATGGTGCTAGAAGTGGTGTTCGGTTTCTTGGCGAGTATGATCGCAATGTGGTTCTCACGTTATCGTGAGTACCGTGCGGACGCAGGTTCAGCCCATTTAGTCGGCAAACAAAAAATGATCGCAGCATTACGCCGCTTACAACAACTTCACGAACCACAACAAATGGAAGGGCAATTTGCGGCTTTCGGTATTAACGGCAGAACAGGCGGTTTAGCCTCTTTATTTTTAAGCCACCCGCCATTGGAAAAGCGTATTGAAGCGTTGCAACAAAGCGATAGTTTAAAATAA
- a CDS encoding elongation factor P hydroxylase — translation MEHRLEDIIAIFNQCFEQEYNTKLVKGGDEPLYVPANEDCPYNTIYFARGFYSSALHEISHWLIAGKERRQLEDFGYWYEPDGRSEQRQREFEQVEVKPQALEWILATAAGFRYIASSDNLNGNPGDTQPFKQAVYEQVKSYAAKGLPKRAETLRQALAKFYGTPDGINLDLFDVSKI, via the coding sequence ATGGAACATCGTTTAGAAGATATTATTGCCATTTTTAATCAATGCTTTGAGCAAGAATATAATACCAAATTGGTTAAAGGGGGCGATGAGCCGCTTTATGTGCCAGCGAATGAAGATTGCCCTTACAATACCATTTATTTTGCACGAGGCTTTTACAGCAGCGCCTTGCACGAGATTTCGCACTGGTTGATTGCAGGCAAAGAGCGGCGACAATTAGAAGATTTTGGTTATTGGTATGAACCTGACGGACGTTCTGAACAACGTCAGCGTGAGTTTGAACAAGTGGAAGTTAAGCCACAAGCGTTAGAATGGATTTTAGCCACCGCGGCAGGATTTCGCTATATTGCGAGCAGTGATAATCTTAACGGCAACCCTGGTGATACTCAGCCTTTCAAGCAAGCCGTTTATGAACAAGTGAAAAGCTATGCCGCGAAAGGGTTACCAAAACGCGCAGAAACCTTACGCCAAGCCCTTGCTAAATTTTACGGCACACCAGATGGCATTAATTTGGATTTATTTGACGTGAGTAAAATTTAA
- a CDS encoding ABC transporter ATP-binding protein produces the protein MLALEIKGLTKEYKNGVKALHGIDLSVEAGDFYALLGHNGAGKSTTIGIICSLVNKTSGDVKVFGADLDSNPSQLKQNIGLVPQEFNFNQFERVIDILTNQAGYYGIPRKEALVRAEVWLKKLDLWDKRHQQSRQLSGGMKRRLMIARALMHHPKLLILDEPTAGVDIELRRTMWEFLRELNEQGTTIILTTHYLEEAEMLCRHIGIIQQGRLVVNMPMKALLAKLETETFIFDLAPQAVKPEIMGYNVTWLDNNTLEVEVKREQGLNQLFSQLTQQGVQVLSMRNKANRLEELFVSMALNKGVQ, from the coding sequence ATGTTAGCATTAGAAATCAAAGGATTAACCAAAGAATATAAAAACGGGGTCAAAGCCTTGCACGGCATTGATCTGAGTGTTGAAGCAGGGGATTTTTATGCGCTGCTTGGGCATAATGGGGCGGGAAAATCCACCACCATTGGGATTATTTGTTCTTTGGTGAATAAAACATCAGGCGATGTGAAAGTGTTTGGTGCGGATTTGGATAGCAATCCAAGCCAGCTAAAACAGAATATCGGTTTAGTGCCGCAAGAGTTTAATTTTAACCAATTTGAGCGCGTGATTGATATTCTCACCAATCAAGCCGGTTATTATGGCATTCCACGCAAAGAGGCTTTAGTGCGCGCGGAAGTGTGGCTGAAAAAGCTCGATTTATGGGATAAACGCCATCAGCAATCACGCCAACTTTCAGGGGGAATGAAACGCCGTTTGATGATTGCACGAGCCTTAATGCATCACCCTAAACTGCTCATTCTCGATGAACCTACAGCGGGCGTGGACATTGAATTACGCCGTACGATGTGGGAATTTTTACGCGAACTCAATGAGCAAGGCACAACCATTATTCTCACCACCCATTATTTAGAAGAAGCGGAAATGCTTTGCCGTCATATCGGCATTATTCAGCAAGGGCGTTTGGTGGTAAATATGCCGATGAAAGCCTTATTAGCCAAACTGGAAACAGAAACCTTTATTTTTGATTTAGCACCACAAGCGGTTAAGCCTGAAATAATGGGTTACAACGTCACTTGGCTAGATAACAATACGCTTGAAGTGGAAGTGAAAAGAGAGCAGGGTTTAAATCAGCTATTTTCACAACTGACGCAACAAGGCGTGCAAGTGTTGAGTATGCGTAATAAAGCCAACCGTTTAGAAGAATTATTTGTTTCAATGGCATTGAATAAAGGAGTGCAATAA
- a CDS encoding ABC transporter permease produces MMSLAWVAFQTIFVKEVRRFTRIWVQTLVPPVITMTLYFVIFGQLIGNRIGEMHGFSYMQFIVPGLIMMSALTHSFANVASSFYSTKFARNVEELLISPTSPHIIILGYMAGGMARGLSVGILVTLVSLFFVPLQIYSWTVILATLLLTTASFALGGLINAVFARSFDDISIIPTFVLTPLTYLGGVFYSISLLPPFWQVVSKFNPIVYMISGFRYGFLGIQDVSLVYTFSVLGIFITALYGIAYYLISRGVGLRS; encoded by the coding sequence ATAATGAGTTTAGCTTGGGTTGCCTTTCAAACTATTTTTGTGAAAGAAGTACGCCGTTTTACCCGAATTTGGGTGCAAACCCTTGTGCCGCCGGTGATCACAATGACCTTATATTTTGTGATTTTTGGCCAGCTGATTGGCAATCGTATTGGCGAAATGCACGGCTTTAGCTATATGCAATTTATCGTGCCGGGGCTGATTATGATGTCTGCCTTAACTCATTCTTTCGCCAATGTGGCGTCATCTTTTTACAGCACAAAATTTGCCCGTAACGTAGAAGAACTGCTAATTTCGCCAACTTCACCGCACATTATTATTTTAGGCTATATGGCTGGCGGAATGGCGCGTGGCTTAAGTGTCGGGATTTTGGTTACCTTGGTTTCGTTATTTTTCGTGCCATTACAGATTTATTCTTGGACAGTAATTCTTGCCACCTTATTACTCACCACCGCCAGTTTTGCGCTCGGGGGCTTGATCAATGCGGTTTTCGCGCGCTCTTTTGATGACATCAGCATTATTCCCACTTTTGTTTTAACACCATTAACCTATCTCGGCGGCGTATTTTATTCCATTTCCTTACTGCCACCTTTCTGGCAAGTCGTGTCAAAATTTAACCCCATTGTTTATATGATCAGCGGCTTCCGCTACGGTTTTCTCGGCATTCAAGATGTCAGCCTTGTTTACACCTTCAGCGTTTTAGGCATTTTTATCACCGCACTTTACGGCATCGCCTATTATCTGATTAGCCGTGGGGTTGGGTTAAGGAGTTAA
- the ppnN gene encoding nucleotide 5'-monophosphate nucleosidase PpnN → MANIHYVNPRGSMEQLSHLEVELLTKQAKSELYQLYRNCSLAVLNSGAVTDDSRKLLNQYPDFDIELVATERGITLELHNPPESAFVDQHIIRNIQYHLFAVLRDIVFVNVLSQRINPCDIQDSVHITNQVFSILRNAKALIVGELPNLVVCWGGHSINQIEYQYCRAVGLELGHRELNIITGCGPGVMEAPMKGAAIGHSNQRYKNSRFIGITEPSIIASEPPNPIVNELIIMPDIEKRLEAFVRMGHGIIIFPGGPGTFEELLYILGIKLNPENQAQAIPLILTGPKESADYFATIDRFIGETLGKEAQSLYKIIIDDPVAVARHMKSSIEEIRHLRYENNDSYGFNWSLKIDPEFQQPFIPTHENMASLDLHMNQSKVSLAANLRRVFSGIVAGNIKPDTQDRIAELGKFQLKGDKDLMEKVDNVLQDFITQHRMKLPDGEAYEPCYEIIR, encoded by the coding sequence ATGGCGAATATTCATTATGTGAATCCCCGTGGGAGTATGGAACAGCTCTCGCACCTTGAAGTAGAATTGCTCACCAAGCAAGCCAAAAGCGAGCTATATCAGCTGTATCGCAACTGCTCGCTTGCGGTGCTAAATTCTGGTGCGGTTACCGATGACAGCCGCAAGCTATTAAATCAATATCCTGATTTTGATATTGAGTTGGTGGCGACAGAACGTGGTATCACCCTTGAGTTACACAATCCGCCAGAAAGTGCCTTTGTGGATCAACATATTATCCGCAATATTCAATATCACCTTTTTGCCGTCCTGCGTGATATTGTGTTCGTGAATGTGCTAAGCCAACGGATTAATCCTTGTGATATTCAAGACAGTGTGCATATTACCAACCAAGTGTTTTCCATTTTGCGTAATGCCAAAGCCTTAATCGTGGGCGAATTACCGAATTTGGTGGTGTGCTGGGGCGGTCATTCCATCAATCAAATTGAATACCAATATTGTCGTGCGGTGGGATTAGAATTAGGTCATCGTGAATTAAATATCATCACAGGCTGCGGGCCGGGTGTGATGGAAGCACCGATGAAAGGCGCGGCGATTGGCCATTCCAACCAACGCTATAAAAACAGCCGTTTTATTGGCATCACCGAGCCTTCAATCATTGCTTCTGAGCCGCCTAACCCAATTGTTAATGAGCTGATCATTATGCCTGACATTGAAAAGCGTCTTGAAGCCTTTGTGCGTATGGGGCACGGCATTATTATCTTCCCTGGCGGTCCTGGGACATTCGAGGAATTGCTGTATATCCTTGGAATTAAGCTCAACCCAGAAAATCAAGCGCAAGCTATCCCACTCATTTTAACTGGGCCAAAAGAAAGTGCGGATTATTTTGCTACGATTGATCGCTTTATTGGCGAAACCTTAGGGAAAGAAGCGCAATCCTTATATAAAATCATTATTGATGATCCTGTGGCAGTGGCGCGTCATATGAAATCTTCAATAGAAGAAATTCGTCATTTACGCTATGAAAATAATGATTCTTATGGCTTTAATTGGTCGTTGAAAATTGATCCTGAATTCCAACAGCCATTTATCCCAACCCACGAAAATATGGCAAGTTTAGATTTGCATATGAACCAAAGCAAAGTGAGCCTTGCCGCCAATCTTCGACGTGTATTTTCTGGCATTGTAGCGGGCAACATTAAACCCGATACGCAAGATCGCATCGCTGAGCTAGGCAAATTCCAGCTCAAAGGAGATAAGGATTTAATGGAAAAAGTGGACAACGTACTACAAGATTTCATCACCCAACACCGAATGAAACTGCCAGACGGCGAGGCTTATGAGCCTTGTTATGAGATTATTCGATAA